From one Eucalyptus grandis isolate ANBG69807.140 chromosome 9, ASM1654582v1, whole genome shotgun sequence genomic stretch:
- the LOC104419534 gene encoding uncharacterized protein LOC104419534: MRKSHIARGSEARKHGEDFEFDPALDFSEILDEARRHKSEEESPRAPSPGADIDRREVKKSKKSWKNSLVSWWVKAHKKFEKKSNSTLKPVSGSRSSNPIRNHVSGPIYMKNSGPGKPGERPCCSFSGPLTGLSRSSWEMGYDIPYAALDHSEPHRAKPFGPVYFVT, translated from the exons atgaggaaatccCACATAGCCCGAGGATCTGAGGCGAGAAAACATGGCGAGGACTTCGAGTTTGACCCAGCGTTGGACTTCTCTGAG ATCTTAGATGAAGCAAGAAGGCACAAAAGTGAGGAAGAAAGTCCTAGAGCTCCATCGCCAGGAGCAGATATCGATAGGAGGGAAGTCAAGAAGAGCAAGAAATCGTGGAAGAATTCTCTCGTCTCCTGGTGGGTGAAAGCACacaagaaatttgaaaagaagagcAATTCCACACTCAAACCTGTAAGTGGTTCCAGGAGCTCTAATCCAATAAGAAATCACGTCTCCGGTCCAATATACATGAAGAACAGCGGGCCCGGGAAGCCAGGTGAGCGACCCTGCTGCTCGTTCTCAGGCCCTCTGACGGGCCTTTCCAGATCCTCCTGGGAAATGGGGTATGATATACCCTACGCAGCTCTTGACCATAGCGAACCCCACCGTGCAAAGCCATTTGGTCCAGTCTACTTTGTTACCTAG
- the LOC104419535 gene encoding RING-H2 finger protein ATL3, which translates to MSDSQGSGTLDNSAAVEITGKIMVIAIIVLFLVVVFVLFLHLYAKWFWWRTEEPHPQGLNRRRPRRRFVFAPGQEMAAVATRRGLDPSVLRSIPVIVFRPKEFKDGLECAVCLSELVDGEKARLLPKCNHGFHVDCIDMWFQSHSTCPLCRNSVNGAPESRNDVGPEENSIESVDESIELSAEDILASGYSTDSPNFPTNVLFWGDDTQVSSRTGSLEEGPVPSEESTESPSSSIQPDGALVIDIPRQTMESTSSFSPSTSGCVQDEVKSPMTTRLRSLKRLLSRERRVNTCSPTSADVEQVGRSLPC; encoded by the coding sequence ATGTCCGATTCTCAGGGCAGCGGGACGCTGGACAACTCTGCCGCCGTCGAGATTACCGGCAAGATCATGGTGATAGCAATTATAGTCCTTTTCTTGGTCGTGGTCTTTGTTCTCTTCCTCCACTTGTATGCCAAGTGGTTCTGGTGGCGCACGGAGGAGCCCCATCCCCAGGGCCTCAACCGCCGCCGGCCGCGGCGTCGCTTCGTGTTCGCCCCCGGCCAAGAGATGGCGGCCGTGGCGACGCGCCGGGGGCTGGATCCCTCAGTCCTGCGGTCCATCCCGGTCATCGTGTTTCGGCCCAAAGAGTTCAAGGACGGGCTTGAATGCGCCGTTTGTCTGTCTGAGCTTGTCGACGGGGAGAAAGCCAGGTTGCTGCCCAAATGCAATCACGGGTTTCATGTAGATTGCATTGACATGTGGTTTCAATCGCATTCGACTTGCCCGCTTTGTCGAAATTCCGTCAATGGAGCGCCTGAGAGTCGTAATGATGTTGGTCCTGAGGAAAACAGTATCGAATCTGTTGATGAATCCATCGAATTGAGTGCTGAAGATATTTTAGCTAGTGGATATTCCACGGATTCCCCAAATTTTCCTACTAATGTGTTGTTCTGGGGTGATGACACTCAGGTTAGCTCTAGGACTGGTTCTCTGGAGGAAGGCCCTGTTCCTTCAGAGGAATCGACGGAGTCGCCTTCGTCCTCCATTCAGCCAGATGGGGCTTTGGTGATTGACATACCGAGGCAGACAATGGAGAGCACATCGTCCTTTTCACCATCCACGAGCGGGTGTGTGCAAGATGAAGTGAAGTCACCGATGACTACAAGATTGAGGTCTTTGAAGAGGCTTTTGAGCAGGGAAAGAAGAGTGAATACTTGCAGCCCTACTTCTGCTGATGTGGAGCAAGTTGGAAGAAGTCTGCCTTGTTAA